The following are encoded together in the Janthinobacterium sp. Marseille genome:
- the fmt gene encoding methionyl-tRNA formyltransferase, whose translation MKIIFAGTPEFAAVALAALHAAGFEIPLVLTQPDRPAGRGMQLHASAVKQFALAHDIPVAQPVSLRLDGKYPEVAAEAHALLKATPHDVMVVAAYGLILPQSILDIPPRGCINIHASLLPRWRGAAPIHRAIESGDAETGVTIMQMELGLDTGPMLAMQRLPITADDTTASLHDKLATLGGEMIVQTLRRMEQGDLPAEPQPDGANYAAKILKEEATLDFTQPAEQLARKIRAFNPFPGAAATCDGTLIKFWHAQAVPASNQLPPGQVIAANPHDGVLVACGDGALRVTELQKPGGKRLSAVEFLKGFTLEDKRFQ comes from the coding sequence ATGAAAATCATTTTTGCCGGTACCCCGGAATTCGCGGCAGTCGCCCTCGCGGCATTGCACGCAGCAGGTTTTGAAATCCCGCTGGTACTGACGCAGCCGGACCGGCCTGCCGGTCGCGGCATGCAATTGCATGCGTCGGCGGTCAAACAGTTTGCGCTGGCGCATGATATTCCGGTGGCGCAACCGGTATCGTTGCGCCTCGATGGTAAATATCCTGAAGTCGCGGCAGAAGCGCATGCATTGCTGAAGGCGACGCCGCATGATGTGATGGTGGTCGCCGCCTACGGCCTGATCCTGCCGCAATCGATACTCGATATCCCGCCACGTGGTTGCATCAATATCCATGCTTCGCTATTGCCACGCTGGCGCGGTGCGGCACCTATCCATCGCGCGATAGAAAGCGGCGATGCGGAAACGGGCGTCACCATCATGCAAATGGAATTGGGTCTGGATACCGGCCCGATGCTGGCGATGCAGCGTTTACCGATTACAGCTGATGACACCACTGCCAGCCTGCACGACAAACTGGCGACACTGGGTGGCGAGATGATCGTGCAAACCTTGCGCCGCATGGAGCAAGGTGATTTGCCGGCAGAGCCGCAGCCGGACGGTGCCAATTACGCAGCGAAGATTTTGAAGGAAGAAGCGACACTGGATTTCACGCAGCCGGCCGAACAACTGGCACGCAAGATACGTGCGTTCAATCCCTTTCCCGGCGCGGCAGCGACTTGCGATGGCACGCTGATCAAATTCTGGCATGCGCAGGCGGTACCCGCTTCGAATCAATTGCCGCCGGGCCAGGTGATTGCGGCGAACCCGCATGACGGTGTGCTGGTGGCTTGTGGCGACGGCGCATTGCGCGTGACCGAATTGCAGAAGCCGGGCGGCAAGCGCTTGTCGGCAGTTGAATTCCTCAAAGGTTTTACACTGGAAGACAAACGCTTCCAATAG
- a CDS encoding peroxiredoxin, producing MADNLLALPTDLPVPQDDGACDHLRGLQLPAISLQATSGATVDLAQQGNRWVVVYCYPRTGRPGQELPGGADAWNAIPGARGCSPQSCAYRDHYSELQALGATVYGLSTQDSDYQKEAVQRLELPFPLLSDAQLEFAHALRLPTFSFAGLDLIKRLTLIIRAGKIEEVFYPVFPSDSDAGHVVAWLTAHQGK from the coding sequence ATGGCCGATAATCTGCTCGCCCTGCCTACCGACCTGCCCGTGCCACAAGACGACGGCGCCTGTGACCACCTGCGCGGCCTGCAACTGCCTGCCATCAGCTTGCAGGCAACTTCGGGAGCAACAGTGGACCTGGCACAGCAAGGCAATCGGTGGGTCGTCGTATATTGCTATCCGCGTACCGGCCGGCCCGGACAGGAATTGCCCGGCGGTGCCGATGCATGGAATGCGATACCGGGTGCGCGGGGCTGCTCACCGCAGTCCTGCGCTTATCGTGACCACTACAGCGAATTACAGGCGCTGGGCGCAACGGTGTACGGCCTGAGTACCCAAGACAGCGATTATCAAAAAGAAGCGGTACAGCGGCTGGAATTACCCTTCCCTTTGCTCAGCGACGCACAACTTGAATTCGCGCACGCCTTGCGCCTGCCAACCTTCAGCTTTGCCGGACTGGATTTGATCAAACGCCTGACACTGATCATCCGCGCCGGCAAGATAGAAGAAGTGTTCTACCCGGTATTTCCTTCCGACTCCGATGCCGGACATGTCGTCGCCTGGCTCACAGCCCACCAGGGCAAATAA
- a CDS encoding Lrp/AsnC family transcriptional regulator yields MEKFDRYDRILLETLQSKGRASNVELSERVNLSPPQCYRRVQRLEQEGVIRGYSAQVDAAAIGLGVTAFVNLNIAREQFKQVRELEKAIRQFPEILECYTISGDFDYLLKVVAVDLKSLSSFLTDRLMQVPGVAGVRSMVCLEEIKPASPLPLPD; encoded by the coding sequence ATGGAGAAATTCGACCGTTACGACCGCATCCTGCTGGAAACCCTGCAGAGCAAGGGGCGCGCTTCGAATGTGGAATTGTCCGAGCGCGTCAACTTATCGCCGCCCCAATGCTATCGGCGCGTGCAAAGGCTGGAACAGGAAGGTGTGATACGCGGCTATAGCGCGCAAGTCGATGCAGCGGCCATTGGTTTGGGTGTGACCGCCTTTGTGAACCTGAATATTGCGCGCGAACAGTTCAAGCAGGTACGTGAACTGGAAAAGGCGATCCGGCAGTTTCCAGAAATCCTTGAGTGCTACACCATCTCCGGCGACTTTGATTATTTGCTGAAAGTCGTCGCGGTTGATCTCAAATCGCTGTCGTCATTTTTGACCGACAGGTTAATGCAGGTACCCGGCGTGGCCGGCGTGCGCTCGATGGTCTGCCTGGAAGAAATCAAACCGGCCAGCCCTCTGCCGCTGCCGGATTAA
- a CDS encoding LysM peptidoglycan-binding domain-containing protein codes for MKNFSTAALFLAFVSAVIPVSALSQTPANATSGTARCAFLPNAPDQHVVVRGDTLWDISGKFLRHPWCWPQVWDMNRDQIRNPHWIYPGQTVYFDRVAGRLRLGKDVGGDNSGMPTVRLSPQVRSTDAASGAITTVSFKSIEQFLTKPLIVEVDELKDAPRIVATQEGHVFLASGDKAYVRGDLKDHATFEAFRPGKPLKDPVSKKIIGYEAMYLGTLKVQRTSKVELEPHTLVVLTAKEEMGVGDRLIPTEPVPFINYVPHVPAQQTDARVVSVYGGVSQAGQNQIVAINRGSKDGIDVGTVLDLRRLGLMVPDRTVGNGRGLIKLPDEQYGELFIFRVFNSISYGLVMQVQDTVQVGDIATSPE; via the coding sequence ATGAAAAATTTTAGCACAGCTGCACTCTTCCTCGCATTTGTCTCAGCCGTAATACCCGTCAGCGCACTATCCCAAACGCCAGCAAACGCCACTTCGGGCACTGCCCGTTGCGCTTTTCTGCCAAATGCGCCTGACCAGCATGTGGTTGTCCGCGGCGATACCCTGTGGGATATTTCTGGAAAATTCCTGCGGCACCCATGGTGCTGGCCGCAAGTCTGGGATATGAATCGTGATCAAATTCGCAACCCGCACTGGATCTATCCGGGCCAAACCGTGTATTTCGACCGCGTCGCCGGTCGCCTGCGCCTGGGCAAGGATGTCGGCGGCGATAACAGCGGCATGCCTACCGTACGCCTGTCGCCGCAAGTGCGCTCCACCGACGCTGCGTCGGGTGCGATTACCACCGTATCCTTTAAATCGATCGAACAGTTCCTGACCAAGCCGCTGATCGTCGAAGTCGATGAATTGAAAGATGCGCCACGCATCGTCGCCACGCAGGAAGGCCATGTCTTCCTCGCCAGCGGTGACAAAGCCTATGTACGCGGCGACCTGAAGGACCACGCGACATTCGAGGCCTTCCGTCCGGGCAAGCCATTGAAAGATCCGGTCAGCAAAAAGATCATCGGCTATGAAGCAATGTACCTCGGCACCTTGAAGGTACAGCGCACCAGCAAGGTCGAACTCGAACCGCATACACTCGTTGTACTGACCGCCAAGGAAGAAATGGGTGTGGGTGATCGCCTGATCCCGACCGAGCCGGTGCCTTTCATCAATTACGTACCGCATGTGCCGGCGCAGCAAACTGATGCACGCGTGGTCTCGGTTTATGGCGGTGTCTCGCAAGCCGGGCAAAACCAGATCGTCGCCATCAATCGCGGCAGCAAGGACGGCATCGATGTCGGTACCGTGCTGGACCTGCGTCGCCTTGGCCTGATGGTGCCGGATCGCACCGTCGGCAACGGCCGCGGCCTGATCAAGCTGCCGGATGAGCAGTATGGCGAGCTGTTTATCTTCCGCGTCTTCAACAGCATTTCCTACGGCCTGGTGATGCAGGTACAGGATACGGTGCAGGTTGGCGATATCGCCACATCACCGGAATAA
- a CDS encoding DUF494 domain-containing protein, which translates to MFDVLVYLYETYYRPDACPDSEALVKKLSAIGFEEEEIAKALGWLTALAETTNELSDSYPHQTAFSFGIRIYATQEMDVLGTPAVGFIQFLESAKLINPVQREIVIERALAAGESPISLEKLKVIVLMVLWSQGKEPDGLIFDELFVDDEDAPPRMLH; encoded by the coding sequence ATGTTTGACGTCCTAGTCTATCTGTACGAAACCTATTACCGGCCCGATGCCTGCCCGGACTCTGAGGCGCTGGTAAAGAAACTATCCGCTATCGGCTTTGAAGAAGAAGAGATCGCGAAGGCTCTCGGTTGGCTGACTGCGCTGGCTGAGACCACCAACGAACTCTCCGATTCCTATCCGCACCAGACGGCGTTCTCCTTCGGCATCCGCATCTACGCAACACAGGAAATGGATGTGCTGGGCACGCCCGCGGTTGGCTTTATCCAATTCCTCGAATCGGCCAAGCTGATTAATCCGGTGCAACGCGAGATCGTCATCGAGCGCGCACTGGCAGCCGGCGAGTCGCCGATTTCGCTCGAAAAGCTGAAAGTCATCGTGCTGATGGTGTTGTGGAGCCAGGGCAAGGAACCGGATGGCCTGATTTTCGACGAGCTCTTCGTTGACGACGAAGATGCGCCGCCACGGATGTTGCACTAA
- the dprA gene encoding DNA-processing protein DprA, with protein MPAPDDLAHWLRLERAPGVGAGMARKLLTAFGPPQNIFSSSLSDLQQVVAPPIARALLAAPSAATLALIEHTQAWAAQSENHIFTLADADYPGTLLEIHDPPILLYAKGRIALLSHPAIAIVGSRNASAQGITNAEQFAASLSSSGLTIISGLALGIDTAAHQGALQAMQTHVNAGSTIAVIGTGMDIVYPARNRQLAHQIAENGCILSEYPLGMPAIAANFPRRNRIISGLARGVLVVEAALQSGSLITARMAAEQGRDMFAIPGSIHSPLAKGCHLLIKQGAKLVETAQDILEELEYAVIPAAPGERATPPADAPYAHVLHSMGYDAVDADTLAQRCQLDIAEIHTHLLTLELDGHTEILPGGLYRRIA; from the coding sequence ATGCCTGCACCGGACGATCTCGCACACTGGCTCAGGCTGGAACGGGCGCCCGGTGTCGGAGCCGGAATGGCACGCAAGCTGCTGACGGCATTCGGCCCGCCGCAAAACATCTTCTCAAGCAGTCTCTCCGACCTGCAGCAAGTCGTCGCTCCCCCGATTGCACGCGCATTGCTGGCAGCACCATCCGCTGCCACGCTGGCCCTGATAGAACATACGCAAGCATGGGCTGCGCAAAGCGAAAACCATATCTTCACGCTGGCTGACGCCGACTATCCGGGCACACTGCTGGAAATCCACGATCCGCCGATCCTGCTGTACGCCAAAGGACGCATCGCCTTACTCTCACATCCCGCCATAGCCATCGTCGGCAGTCGCAACGCCAGCGCGCAAGGCATCACCAATGCCGAGCAATTCGCCGCCAGCCTCAGTTCATCCGGCCTCACCATCATCTCCGGCCTCGCACTCGGTATCGATACAGCCGCCCACCAGGGGGCACTGCAAGCCATGCAAACACATGTCAACGCAGGCTCCACCATCGCCGTGATCGGGACCGGCATGGACATCGTCTATCCAGCCCGCAATCGCCAGCTCGCACACCAGATCGCAGAAAACGGCTGCATCCTCAGCGAATATCCGCTTGGCATGCCGGCCATCGCGGCCAACTTCCCGCGCCGCAACCGCATCATCAGCGGACTGGCGCGCGGCGTACTGGTGGTGGAAGCGGCCCTGCAATCCGGTTCACTGATCACGGCGCGCATGGCGGCCGAGCAGGGACGCGATATGTTTGCGATCCCCGGCTCCATCCATTCGCCGCTGGCCAAAGGTTGTCACCTGTTAATCAAGCAAGGCGCGAAACTCGTGGAAACAGCGCAAGACATCCTTGAAGAGCTGGAGTATGCCGTCATACCGGCCGCGCCAGGCGAACGCGCCACACCGCCTGCGGATGCACCGTACGCGCATGTCTTGCACAGCATGGGCTATGACGCGGTCGATGCCGACACGCTGGCACAACGTTGCCAACTCGATATTGCCGAAATCCATACACATCTGTTGACACTCGAACTCGACGGCCATACGGAAATATTGCCCGGCGGTTTATATCGTCGCATTGCCTGA
- a CDS encoding DUF1289 domain-containing protein, with protein MRRKPARPEDLDTLISYLDLDATPMPSPCIGICRVDARTTFCTGCMRTIDEITVWGAVDDQRRRQIWTEVIRRRDALRR; from the coding sequence ATGCGCAGGAAACCCGCGCGTCCCGAAGATCTCGACACCCTGATCTCTTACCTTGATTTGGATGCGACGCCTATGCCTTCGCCCTGCATAGGTATTTGCCGGGTGGATGCGCGCACGACATTTTGCACAGGCTGCATGCGCACCATAGACGAGATTACCGTATGGGGTGCCGTTGACGACCAGCGCAGGCGGCAAATCTGGACCGAGGTGATACGACGGCGCGATGCATTGCGCCGCTGA
- a CDS encoding DNA-3-methyladenine glycosylase 2, whose protein sequence is MDMQKPHLVPDPGQLVPASCYRALAAKDARFDGVFFVGVKTTGIYCRPVCSVKTPRESSCTYFSTAAAAEAAGFRPCLRCRPELAPYALQQNLAYAVWQRIAAGALNDGDTERLSAEVGLSSRQLRRVLLEHFGVTPVELAQTQRLLFAKKLLQETHLPMSDVAYAAGFGSIRRFNALFLARYGMAPTSIRRAAGVPSKLGEDAITLRLAYRPPYAWEPMLAYLAGRAIPGVEGVVEDAPGTLSYVRSVMLNNTAGWLRVTHLPARRQLELSLPATLAPVLMPLLARVRKQFDLDANPEIIAAHLSADALLAQQIRLTPGLRVPGTFDTFELAIRAVLGQQVSVAGATTVSGRLVKAFGEPADTPFIGINRHFPTAERLAAADIGEIAALGMPGSRAQTIQNVARFAVQGGLQMKPGASLDECVSSLKTVRGIGEWTAQYVAMRALRFPDAFPTGDLGLQKAAVEVAGGTRLTEKQLLLRAAGWSPWRAYTALLLWHSL, encoded by the coding sequence ATGGATATGCAGAAACCCCATCTTGTTCCAGATCCCGGCCAGCTCGTCCCGGCGAGTTGCTATCGCGCATTGGCGGCCAAGGATGCGCGTTTCGACGGTGTGTTTTTCGTCGGCGTGAAAACGACAGGTATTTATTGTCGCCCCGTCTGTTCCGTCAAAACCCCACGCGAATCTTCCTGTACTTACTTCAGCACCGCGGCGGCCGCCGAGGCTGCCGGTTTCCGCCCCTGCCTGCGCTGTCGTCCCGAGCTTGCACCATATGCCCTGCAGCAAAACCTGGCTTATGCGGTGTGGCAAAGGATAGCTGCCGGTGCCCTGAATGACGGCGATACCGAAAGATTGTCGGCGGAAGTCGGTTTGTCATCGCGGCAATTGCGACGCGTCTTGCTCGAACACTTTGGTGTGACACCTGTTGAATTGGCGCAAACGCAGCGCCTGCTGTTCGCGAAAAAGTTGCTACAGGAAACCCATTTGCCGATGAGCGACGTAGCGTACGCCGCCGGCTTCGGCAGCATCCGGCGTTTCAATGCCTTGTTCCTGGCGCGCTACGGCATGGCACCGACCAGCATACGGCGCGCCGCAGGTGTGCCGTCCAAACTGGGCGAGGATGCGATTACGCTGCGGCTGGCTTACCGCCCGCCGTATGCATGGGAGCCCATGCTGGCTTATCTCGCCGGGCGTGCGATACCGGGTGTGGAAGGTGTGGTCGAGGATGCGCCGGGCACCCTGTCGTATGTGCGCAGCGTCATGTTGAATAACACTGCGGGCTGGTTGCGCGTGACGCATTTACCGGCGCGCAGGCAGTTGGAGTTATCGCTGCCTGCCACCCTTGCGCCGGTACTCATGCCTTTGCTGGCACGTGTACGCAAGCAGTTCGACCTCGACGCGAATCCGGAAATCATTGCGGCCCATCTGTCGGCCGATGCTTTGCTGGCGCAGCAGATCAGGCTGACGCCGGGTTTGCGTGTGCCGGGTACCTTCGATACTTTTGAACTGGCGATTCGTGCGGTACTCGGGCAACAAGTCAGTGTGGCCGGTGCGACGACGGTATCCGGTCGTTTGGTCAAAGCCTTTGGTGAGCCGGCCGATACACCTTTCATCGGTATCAATCGCCATTTTCCGACGGCGGAAAGATTGGCCGCTGCGGACATCGGCGAGATCGCCGCGCTGGGTATGCCTGGTTCACGCGCACAGACCATACAGAACGTGGCCCGTTTCGCAGTACAGGGGGGCTTGCAGATGAAGCCGGGAGCATCACTGGATGAGTGTGTCAGCAGCCTGAAGACCGTACGCGGTATCGGTGAATGGACTGCGCAGTATGTGGCGATGCGTGCGCTACGTTTCCCTGACGCTTTTCCGACCGGCGACCTTGGTTTGCAAAAGGCCGCAGTGGAAGTGGCAGGCGGTACGCGCCTGACGGAAAAGCAATTGCTGCTGCGTGCGGCCGGCTGGTCGCCATGGCGTGCATATACCGCTTTGTTGTTATGGCATTCGCTTTGA
- a CDS encoding DUF4870 domain-containing protein: MDQLEPRVPSKDECNIAMLAHLLGIFTGFLGALIIWIMKKDDSAYISEQAKEALNFQITVTIGFVIAWVLAFILIGLIFFPILLVLNLVFCIIAAMAASKGQAYRYPFTLRLVQ; the protein is encoded by the coding sequence ATGGATCAACTTGAACCACGCGTCCCAAGCAAAGACGAATGCAATATCGCGATGCTGGCCCACTTGCTGGGCATCTTCACAGGCTTCCTTGGCGCACTCATCATCTGGATCATGAAGAAGGATGACTCCGCCTATATCTCCGAGCAGGCAAAAGAAGCACTGAACTTCCAGATCACCGTCACCATCGGCTTTGTCATTGCCTGGGTGCTGGCATTTATCCTGATCGGCCTGATCTTCTTCCCTATCCTGCTGGTCCTCAACCTGGTTTTCTGCATCATCGCCGCCATGGCCGCATCCAAAGGCCAGGCGTACCGCTACCCGTTCACGCTACGTTTGGTACAGTAG
- a CDS encoding methylated-DNA--[protein]-cysteine S-methyltransferase, protein MIYYIEHPSPVGILLLAATGQGIAGIYFEEHKHFKGKDGWQPASAQSAANKHLQETARQLDEYFSGRRTEFDVTLDMSGTAFQRSVWQELSAIPFGASVSYAQHAQRLGNPKALRAVGSAIGKNPVSIIVPCHRVIGSSGAVTGYAGGLERKRFLLALEGVPVN, encoded by the coding sequence ATGATTTATTACATAGAACACCCGAGTCCGGTGGGCATCCTGCTACTGGCTGCGACCGGGCAAGGCATTGCCGGTATCTACTTTGAAGAGCATAAGCATTTCAAGGGCAAGGATGGCTGGCAACCCGCGTCCGCGCAATCGGCTGCAAACAAGCATTTGCAGGAGACGGCACGGCAACTGGATGAGTATTTCTCCGGCCGGCGCACCGAGTTTGATGTGACGCTGGATATGAGCGGCACAGCATTCCAGCGTTCAGTCTGGCAAGAATTGAGTGCGATACCGTTCGGTGCCAGCGTCAGCTATGCACAGCATGCGCAGCGCCTCGGCAATCCGAAGGCCTTGCGGGCAGTCGGTTCTGCCATCGGCAAGAATCCGGTATCGATTATCGTGCCCTGCCACCGCGTGATTGGTTCATCCGGTGCGGTGACCGGTTATGCCGGCGGGCTGGAGCGCAAACGCTTCCTGCTGGCGCTGGAAGGCGTACCGGTAAATTGA
- a CDS encoding DNA topoisomerase III has product MTKTLIIAEKPSVANDIAKTLGGFTKHDEYFESDEYVLSSAVGHLVEITVPEEYDVKRGKWTFTHLPMIPPHFALNPIAKTESRLKVLNKLIKRKDVTGLINACDAGREGELIFRLIAQYTKAKQPIKRLWLQSMTPGAIREAFKNLRSDDEMLPLADAARCRSEADWLIGINGTRAMTAFNSKEGGFYLTTVGRVQTPTLSIVVEREEKIKKFVPRDYWEVRAEFICAAGIYQGRWLDTAFKKDETDPERRAERLWSKAAAESIVAACRGKQGNVTEESKPTTSMAPALFDLTSLQREANARFGFSAKNTLGLAQALYEKHKVLTYPRTDSRHLPEDYLPTVLQTLDVIAENNNYHQFAKQITDNKWVKPNKRIFDNTKISDHFAIIPTTQAPKNLSEPEQKLYDLVTRRFMAIFFPAAEFQVTTRFTEVSGHQFKTEGKVMTNPGWLAVYGKEVIDEKDPENSGTLVPVAKGEKVKTESVVANGLVTKPPARYSEATLLSAMEGAGKLIDNDGLRDAMAGKGLGTPATRAAIIEGLLNEKYLLREGREMIPTAKAFQLMTLLRGLGVNELTAPELTGEWEYKLSEMERGKISREEFMREIAQMTQVIVKRAKEYDNDTIPGDYATLKTPCPNCGGVVKENYRRFACTKCEFSMSKTPGSRQFEIAEVEELLTNKTIGPLQGFRSKMGRPFAAVLKISRDEEIKNYKLEFDFGQNDDDENAEAVDFSGQTSLGPCPKCAGGVYELPLSYVCENSVAKPKTCDFRSGRIILQQEILPEQMSKLLNEGKTDLLPGFVSQRTRRAFKAYLVRGKDGKTSFEFEPRKEKAPAKGKAAAVADDAAEAGDDTAVAAKPAKKAAAKPAAKKAVAKKKAPAKKAAAKA; this is encoded by the coding sequence ATGACAAAGACCCTCATCATTGCCGAGAAGCCATCCGTCGCGAACGATATCGCGAAGACGCTCGGCGGCTTTACCAAGCACGATGAGTACTTTGAATCCGACGAATACGTCCTTTCTTCCGCGGTCGGCCACCTGGTCGAAATCACCGTACCGGAAGAATATGACGTCAAACGCGGCAAATGGACATTCACCCATTTGCCGATGATTCCGCCGCATTTCGCACTCAATCCCATCGCCAAGACCGAATCCCGCCTGAAAGTGCTGAACAAGCTCATCAAGCGCAAGGATGTCACCGGCCTCATTAACGCATGCGATGCCGGGCGCGAAGGGGAATTGATTTTCCGCCTGATCGCGCAATACACGAAGGCCAAGCAACCGATCAAACGCCTGTGGCTGCAATCGATGACCCCCGGCGCGATCCGCGAAGCGTTCAAGAACCTGCGCAGCGATGATGAAATGCTGCCGTTGGCTGACGCTGCACGTTGTCGCAGCGAAGCCGACTGGCTGATCGGCATCAACGGTACCCGCGCCATGACCGCTTTCAATTCGAAAGAGGGCGGCTTCTACCTGACTACCGTTGGCCGGGTGCAGACACCGACGCTGTCCATCGTGGTGGAACGCGAAGAAAAGATTAAGAAATTCGTCCCGCGCGATTACTGGGAAGTACGTGCCGAATTCATTTGCGCCGCCGGTATCTATCAGGGTCGCTGGCTGGACACCGCCTTCAAGAAGGATGAAACCGATCCGGAACGTCGCGCCGAGCGCCTGTGGAGCAAGGCTGCAGCCGAATCTATCGTCGCCGCCTGCCGCGGCAAGCAGGGCAATGTCACCGAAGAATCGAAGCCGACCACTTCGATGGCACCGGCGCTGTTCGACCTGACCAGCCTGCAACGTGAAGCCAATGCACGCTTCGGCTTCTCCGCCAAGAACACGCTGGGCCTGGCGCAGGCGCTGTATGAAAAGCACAAGGTCCTGACTTATCCGCGTACCGATTCGCGCCACCTGCCGGAAGATTACCTGCCGACCGTGTTGCAGACGCTGGACGTGATTGCGGAAAACAATAATTACCACCAGTTCGCGAAACAGATCACGGACAACAAGTGGGTCAAGCCGAACAAGCGGATTTTCGATAACACGAAGATCAGTGATCACTTTGCGATCATCCCGACCACGCAGGCACCGAAGAACCTGTCCGAACCGGAACAAAAACTGTACGACCTGGTGACGCGTCGCTTCATGGCGATCTTCTTCCCGGCTGCCGAGTTCCAGGTCACCACGCGCTTTACCGAAGTCTCCGGCCATCAGTTCAAGACTGAAGGCAAGGTCATGACCAATCCGGGCTGGCTCGCAGTCTACGGCAAGGAAGTCATCGACGAAAAAGATCCGGAAAACAGCGGCACGCTGGTCCCGGTCGCCAAAGGCGAGAAAGTCAAAACCGAATCCGTCGTGGCCAACGGCCTCGTCACCAAACCGCCTGCACGCTATTCTGAAGCGACGCTGTTGTCGGCGATGGAAGGTGCCGGCAAACTGATCGATAACGATGGCTTGCGCGACGCCATGGCCGGCAAAGGCCTGGGTACGCCGGCAACGCGCGCCGCCATCATCGAAGGTTTGCTGAACGAAAAATACCTGCTGCGCGAGGGCCGGGAAATGATCCCGACCGCGAAAGCATTCCAGTTGATGACCTTGTTGCGCGGTTTGGGCGTGAATGAACTGACCGCCCCCGAGCTGACCGGCGAATGGGAATACAAGCTGTCGGAAATGGAACGCGGCAAGATCAGCCGTGAAGAATTCATGCGCGAAATTGCACAGATGACGCAAGTCATCGTCAAGCGCGCAAAGGAATACGACAACGACACCATCCCCGGCGATTACGCGACACTGAAGACACCGTGCCCGAATTGCGGCGGCGTGGTGAAAGAAAACTATCGTCGTTTCGCTTGCACCAAATGCGAATTCTCGATGAGCAAAACGCCGGGCAGCCGCCAGTTTGAAATCGCCGAAGTCGAAGAATTGCTGACCAATAAAACGATAGGACCGCTGCAAGGCTTCCGTTCGAAAATGGGCCGCCCATTCGCTGCGGTACTGAAAATTTCACGCGACGAAGAAATCAAGAATTACAAACTGGAATTCGATTTCGGCCAGAACGACGATGACGAAAACGCCGAAGCAGTCGACTTCAGCGGCCAGACTTCGCTCGGCCCTTGCCCGAAATGTGCAGGCGGTGTGTATGAATTGCCTTTGTCTTACGTCTGCGAAAACTCGGTAGCGAAACCAAAAACTTGCGATTTCCGTAGCGGCCGCATCATCCTGCAACAGGAAATCCTGCCGGAACAAATGAGCAAGCTGCTCAATGAAGGCAAGACCGATTTGCTGCCTGGCTTTGTCTCGCAACGCACACGTCGCGCCTTCAAGGCTTACCTGGTGCGCGGCAAGGATGGCAAAACGAGTTTCGAATTCGAGCCACGCAAGGAAAAAGCACCAGCCAAAGGCAAGGCTGCGGCCGTCGCTGACGACGCAGCAGAGGCGGGCGACGACACTGCGGTAGCAGCGAAACCGGCGAAGAAGGCAGCGGCCAAACCCGCCGCCAAGAAAGCCGTAGCTAAAAAGAAAGCGCCGGCTAAAAAAGCCGCCGCCAAAGCCTGA
- the def gene encoding peptide deformylase, whose translation MSILNILRYPDPRLHKVAKPVSVFDERIKTLVADMAETMYDAPGVGLAASQVDVHEQVIVIDTSETHTELRAYINPEIIWASPEMQVYDEGCLSVPGVYDGVERHAKVKVRAFDADGKQFELEADGLLAVCIQHEMDHLKGKVFVEYLSPLKRNRIKAKMLKEERELARANKQRVAQR comes from the coding sequence ATGTCCATATTAAATATCCTGCGTTACCCCGATCCACGGCTGCATAAAGTTGCCAAGCCAGTCAGTGTGTTCGACGAACGCATCAAAACCCTGGTCGCCGATATGGCGGAAACCATGTATGACGCACCGGGCGTCGGCCTGGCCGCGTCACAAGTCGATGTGCATGAACAGGTAATCGTGATCGATACCTCGGAAACGCATACCGAACTGCGCGCCTATATCAACCCGGAAATCATCTGGGCCAGCCCGGAAATGCAGGTTTACGATGAAGGTTGCCTGTCGGTGCCCGGCGTCTATGACGGCGTGGAGCGCCATGCCAAAGTCAAGGTGCGGGCCTTTGATGCCGATGGCAAACAGTTTGAACTGGAAGCCGACGGCTTGCTGGCGGTGTGTATCCAGCATGAAATGGATCACTTGAAAGGCAAGGTTTTCGTCGAATACCTGTCGCCGCTCAAGCGCAATCGCATCAAGGCCAAGATGCTGAAGGAAGAGCGCGAACTGGCGCGCGCCAATAAGCAGCGCGTCGCGCAACGCTGA